Proteins from one Bartonella sp. HY328 genomic window:
- the efeU gene encoding iron uptake transporter permease EfeU: MSAAFLIMLREGLEAVLIVAIISGYLTRTGRRQWLPAIWVGVFLAIALVLFIAAIILAIRAEFPQKQQEMFEAIVGFLAVGVLTWVILWMKKAASNVGRELKDSLEAAFSQKESGARGTTFALIGMAFLAVAREGLESIFLLLAVFQQGNETDNLWGALSGMLLACAIGFLLYKGSISLNLRIFFRWTGVLIIFVAAGLAASSLDKLHGAGIWNHLQDIAFNIEPILSKESALGVFLTGFFGYNSAPTIGEVVIYFLYLVPVLGFYVYESKPPKKQVAV; the protein is encoded by the coding sequence ATGTCTGCTGCTTTTCTTATAATGTTGCGTGAAGGCCTTGAGGCGGTTTTAATTGTTGCTATCATTTCAGGCTATTTGACACGCACGGGGCGACGTCAATGGTTACCCGCAATTTGGGTTGGTGTTTTTTTAGCCATTGCTCTCGTGCTTTTTATTGCAGCAATTATTTTAGCAATACGCGCGGAGTTTCCCCAAAAGCAACAAGAAATGTTTGAAGCAATTGTTGGCTTTTTAGCTGTTGGTGTGCTTACTTGGGTTATATTGTGGATGAAAAAGGCCGCATCAAATGTTGGCCGAGAATTAAAAGATTCGTTGGAGGCGGCTTTTTCTCAAAAGGAATCTGGTGCAAGAGGCACAACATTCGCCCTTATTGGAATGGCTTTTTTAGCTGTAGCGCGCGAAGGATTGGAATCTATTTTCCTTTTACTTGCCGTGTTTCAGCAAGGCAATGAAACCGATAATTTATGGGGTGCGCTCTCAGGTATGCTTTTAGCCTGTGCCATTGGTTTCTTGCTTTACAAAGGTAGCATTTCACTAAATTTGCGTATTTTCTTCCGCTGGACAGGGGTTCTTATTATTTTTGTGGCAGCAGGCCTTGCTGCAAGTTCGCTTGATAAACTGCATGGAGCCGGGATCTGGAACCATCTACAAGACATTGCTTTTAACATTGAGCCAATCCTTTCCAAGGAAAGCGCTTTAGGTGTTTTTTTGACAGGGTTCTTTGGTTATAATTCTGCCCCAACTATTGGTGAAGTGGTGATCTATTTTCTTTATCTGGTGCCAGTTCTTGGTTTTTATGTTTATGAAAGTAAACCACCTAAGAAGCAAGTGGCTGTTTAG
- a CDS encoding DUF1036 domain-containing protein produces MQLRSIVKWFFAGFLFLISVNSAMADLRVCNTTQDIVGVAVGYRSDDGWVSEGWWRINKASCETVIVGSLSSRFYYLYAEDESGKSRWDGPVTMCGTEAEFKISGTNDCFARGFQRFGFQEIDTQNQKNWMVQLTEPVITNPVINNSLVTGSQNP; encoded by the coding sequence ATGCAATTGAGATCTATAGTGAAATGGTTTTTTGCCGGTTTCCTATTTCTGATTTCTGTCAATTCGGCGATGGCAGATTTACGCGTTTGCAACACAACTCAGGATATTGTCGGGGTTGCTGTTGGATATCGTTCTGATGATGGTTGGGTTAGTGAGGGCTGGTGGCGCATTAATAAGGCAAGCTGTGAAACAGTTATTGTCGGTTCACTTTCTTCGCGTTTTTACTATCTATATGCCGAAGATGAAAGCGGCAAAAGCCGCTGGGATGGTCCTGTTACCATGTGTGGCACCGAAGCTGAATTTAAAATATCGGGCACCAATGATTGTTTTGCCCGTGGCTTCCAGCGTTTTGGCTTTCAGGAAATTGATACACAAAACCAAAAAAACTGGATGGTACAATTAACCGAACCAGTTATAACAAATCCTGTAATAAATAATTCACTGGTGACAGGGAGTCAAAATCCATGA
- the pyk gene encoding pyruvate kinase, which produces MRRNRNVKILATLGPASFDETVIERLFVAGADVFRINMSHADHDTMRALVQRIRNVEKKQGRPIGILCDLQGPKLRVGAFADRAVELKQGQTFTLDRNEAPGDTNRVYLPHPEIFAAVKPGDRLLIDDGRLELVIIQCDLDKIECRVVAGTKISDRKGVSLPDTLLAVGAMTEKDHRDLAAIVEEDVDWIALSFIQRPDDIAEARKIVKGRMSILSKIEKPQALLRIEEIIDQSDAIMVARGDLGVEMPLESVPGTQMRLIQACRNAGKPVVVATQMLESMISAPVPTRAEVSDVATAVYEGADAIMLSAESASGQYPIEAVQTMDRIAQKIERDIFYNGMINAQHPKPMATSADAIALATRQIAETLNLAAIVAYTTTGTTGIRTSRERPRTPIILLSPKVETARRLAIGWGLHCVVTEDAKDLDEVVDRAAKIACKEGFCKTGERIIITAGVPFGTPGSTNMLRIAFVNEDHKA; this is translated from the coding sequence ATGAGACGCAACCGTAATGTGAAAATTCTAGCTACCCTTGGCCCTGCTTCTTTTGACGAAACCGTAATTGAGCGGCTTTTTGTAGCGGGTGCGGATGTTTTCCGCATTAATATGAGCCATGCGGACCATGATACGATGCGTGCGCTCGTCCAGCGTATTCGTAATGTCGAAAAGAAACAAGGCCGCCCAATTGGTATTCTTTGCGATTTACAAGGCCCTAAATTACGCGTAGGTGCTTTTGCCGACCGAGCTGTTGAATTAAAGCAAGGGCAAACCTTTACTCTTGATCGTAATGAAGCGCCTGGTGATACCAATCGCGTTTATCTACCCCATCCAGAAATTTTTGCAGCGGTAAAGCCCGGAGACCGTTTGCTTATTGACGATGGGCGGCTTGAATTGGTTATCATTCAATGCGATCTTGATAAGATTGAATGTCGCGTTGTCGCAGGCACCAAGATTTCTGATCGTAAAGGTGTAAGCCTACCTGATACATTATTAGCCGTTGGCGCCATGACGGAAAAAGATCATCGCGACCTTGCCGCTATTGTTGAAGAAGATGTTGATTGGATTGCGCTATCCTTTATTCAACGTCCCGATGATATTGCCGAAGCCCGTAAAATCGTCAAGGGCCGCATGTCAATCCTATCAAAGATTGAAAAGCCGCAGGCATTGCTCCGCATTGAAGAAATTATTGATCAATCTGACGCGATCATGGTGGCACGCGGTGACCTTGGTGTTGAAATGCCGCTTGAAAGTGTCCCCGGTACCCAAATGCGGCTTATTCAAGCTTGTCGCAATGCTGGCAAACCAGTTGTTGTTGCAACGCAGATGCTTGAATCAATGATTAGTGCGCCTGTTCCAACACGCGCAGAAGTATCAGATGTTGCAACAGCAGTTTATGAGGGCGCTGACGCTATCATGCTTTCAGCAGAATCAGCTTCTGGCCAATATCCGATTGAAGCGGTACAGACTATGGATCGCATTGCGCAAAAAATCGAGCGCGATATTTTCTATAATGGTATGATTAATGCGCAGCATCCAAAGCCAATGGCAACCAGTGCTGATGCTATAGCCCTTGCTACCAGACAAATTGCTGAAACACTTAACCTTGCTGCTATTGTTGCCTATACAACAACGGGAACTACTGGCATTAGAACCTCGCGTGAGCGTCCACGCACACCGATTATTCTCTTATCACCTAAGGTTGAAACAGCACGCCGTCTTGCTATTGGTTGGGGTTTGCACTGCGTTGTTACCGAAGACGCAAAAGACCTTGATGAAGTGGTAGATCGTGCGGCAAAAATTGCCTGCAAAGAAGGTTTTTGTAAAACAGGAGAGCGCATCATCATTACCGCCGGCGTTCCTTTTGGTACACCTGGTTCAACGAATATGTTGCGCATTGCTTTTGTTAATGAAGATCATAAAGCTTGA
- a CDS encoding DUF1013 domain-containing protein, producing MANQLLMPKATAVWLVDNTALSFDQIAAFCKLHPLEVKAIADGEAAQGIKGLDPINTGQLSRDDIKRAEQNPDLRLKLADPKVRIPESKRRTARYTPLSKRQDRPNAIFWLVQNHPELKDAQISRLIGTTKSTIEQIRTRTHWNSGTLVARDPVTLGLCSQIDLDIEVEKAAKNRPADMPRDETLLPASATENYGYDRGHEEEELDADKIFAKLSSMKRKDEDEEEENTSF from the coding sequence ATGGCTAACCAGCTGCTGATGCCCAAGGCGACCGCCGTATGGCTTGTTGACAATACTGCTTTATCTTTTGATCAGATTGCTGCTTTTTGCAAATTGCATCCACTGGAAGTAAAAGCAATTGCTGATGGTGAAGCCGCGCAAGGCATTAAAGGTCTTGATCCAATCAATACCGGACAATTAAGCCGTGATGACATTAAGCGTGCCGAACAAAATCCTGATTTACGTTTGAAATTAGCTGATCCAAAAGTGCGTATTCCTGAAAGCAAGCGCCGCACGGCACGCTATACACCGCTTTCAAAGCGCCAAGATCGTCCAAATGCTATTTTCTGGCTTGTGCAAAACCATCCTGAATTAAAAGACGCACAAATTTCACGTCTTATTGGCACAACCAAATCAACCATTGAGCAAATCCGCACCCGCACCCACTGGAATTCAGGCACTCTTGTTGCGCGTGACCCTGTAACTCTTGGTCTTTGCTCGCAGATTGATCTTGATATTGAAGTTGAAAAAGCTGCTAAAAATCGCCCTGCTGATATGCCACGCGATGAAACCTTGTTGCCAGCATCTGCGACTGAAAATTATGGCTATGATCGCGGCCATGAAGAAGAAGAGCTTGATGCTGACAAGATCTTTGCAAAGCTTTCTTCCATGAAGCGTAAGGATGAAGACGAGGAAGAAGAAAACACTTCTTTCTAA
- a CDS encoding MmcB family DNA repair protein, with the protein MAIINLHKNHPLDDGRQSERALFVRRGVMRLLLSLGFAPLSELSLADGRRADLLAVSLKGEIWIIEVKSSIADLKADNKWPDYRAFCDRLFFATHSDVPMDLFPENCGFILADSYGGHVLREAPEHKLNAARRKAVIQRFGRASATRLARAELDGLIIDQKQLDCENTD; encoded by the coding sequence ATGGCAATCATTAATCTTCATAAAAACCATCCACTTGATGACGGGCGACAATCTGAACGAGCACTTTTTGTGCGGCGCGGCGTTATGCGACTATTATTAAGCCTTGGCTTTGCACCCTTAAGCGAATTATCGCTGGCAGATGGGCGGCGTGCTGATCTGTTAGCGGTGTCATTAAAGGGTGAAATTTGGATTATTGAAGTGAAATCTTCCATTGCTGATTTAAAAGCCGACAATAAGTGGCCTGATTATCGGGCATTTTGCGATCGGCTGTTTTTTGCAACCCATAGTGATGTGCCAATGGATTTATTTCCTGAAAATTGCGGATTTATCCTTGCTGATAGTTATGGCGGCCATGTCCTGCGTGAAGCACCAGAGCACAAATTAAATGCTGCACGTCGTAAAGCGGTGATCCAGCGGTTTGGCAGAGCCAGCGCCACACGATTAGCCCGCGCCGAGCTTGATGGATTAATCATTGACCAAAAGCAACTTGATTGTGAAAATACAGACTGA
- the metH gene encoding methionine synthase has product MSESFSSLFESSKAADDRLAMLKKAAKERILILDGAMGTQIQGLSFEEEHFRGHRFVSCDCLLKGNNDLLTLTQPKAIEDIHYRYALAGADILETNTFSSTSIAQADYGMEAEVYELNRDGARLARRAALRAQDYDGKMRFVAGAIGPTNRTASLSPDVNNPGYRAVTFDDLRIAYGEQIRGLIDGGSDLLLIETIFDTLNAKAAVFAAEEVFLEKNIRLPIMISGTITDLSGRTLSGQTPTAFWYSLAHAQPFSFGLNCALGAHAMYPHIKELSQVADTLICAYPNAGLPNAFGEYDESPEAMAEQVANFAKDGLINIIGGCCGSTPEHIAAIAEKVKEFKPRQIPTIEPRLRLSGLEPFTLTDDIPFVNVGERTNVTGSARFKKLITAGDYSAALEVARAQVENGAQIIDINMDEGLIDSKAVMHEFLNLLAAEPDIARVPIMIDSSKWEVIEAGLKCVQGKSIVNSISMKEGEEKFIEQARLARSYGAAVVVMAFDEVGQADTRERKVEICTRAYNILTQQVGFPPQDIIFDPNIFAVATGIEEHNNYGVDFIEATHDIRATLPHVHISGGVSNLSFSFRGNEPVREAMHAVFLYRAIAAGMDMGIVNAGQLAVYDAIDPDLRKACEDVVLNSDDGATERLLTLAENYRGQGGQVAQEKDMSWRQLSVEKRLEHALVNGISEFVEADTEEARLEAAKPLDVIEGPLMAGMNVVGDLFGAGKMFLPQVVKSARVMKQAVAVLLPYMEDDKSGNTRSSAGKIVMATVKGDVHDIGKNIVGVVLACNNYEIIDLGVMVPAAKILETAREVKADAIGLSGLITPSLDEMVNVASEMEKEGFDIPLLIGGATTSRVHTAVKIHPRYQRSQAVYVLDASRAVGVVSSLLSPDSREATISDIREEYAKVASAHERGEAAKKRLPLAEARANAFKIDWQNYSPPKPTFLGTKVFEDWDLADLAHYIDWTPFFQSWELKGRFPAILQDEKQGETARQLYDDARHMLDKIIKEKWFHPKGVIGFWPANAIGDDIALFTDETRREQLTTFYTLRQQLSRRENVANLALADFVAPQTSGKADYLGGFVVTAGNGEQSFAENFERANDDYSSILVKALSDRFAESFAERMHEEVRKNYWGYAKDEAFTPEQLVGEPYKGIRPAPGYPAQPDHTEKRTLFDLLDATKATGVELTESYAMWPGSSVSGLYFSHPESYYFGVAKVERDQVEDYAARKNMPIGEVERWLGPILNYMPNKLDAA; this is encoded by the coding sequence ATGAGCGAATCTTTCTCTTCACTTTTTGAAAGCAGTAAGGCAGCGGATGATCGCCTTGCAATGCTCAAAAAAGCCGCTAAAGAGCGCATTCTTATCCTTGACGGCGCAATGGGAACACAGATTCAAGGTCTAAGCTTTGAGGAAGAACATTTTCGCGGTCATCGCTTTGTAAGTTGTGATTGTTTGTTAAAAGGTAATAACGACCTTTTAACCCTTACCCAACCAAAAGCCATTGAAGATATTCATTATCGCTATGCCCTTGCTGGCGCAGATATTTTAGAAACCAATACTTTTTCATCAACCTCAATTGCGCAAGCTGATTACGGTATGGAAGCGGAAGTTTACGAGCTTAACCGCGATGGCGCACGTCTTGCTCGACGCGCAGCATTACGCGCGCAAGATTATGATGGCAAAATGCGCTTTGTTGCAGGTGCTATTGGGCCAACCAATCGCACAGCATCACTTTCGCCGGATGTTAATAATCCAGGCTATCGCGCTGTCACTTTTGATGATTTACGCATTGCCTATGGCGAGCAGATCAGAGGACTGATCGATGGGGGTTCGGATCTTTTACTGATCGAGACGATTTTTGACACATTAAATGCAAAGGCCGCTGTTTTTGCCGCTGAAGAAGTGTTTCTTGAAAAGAATATCCGTTTGCCGATTATGATTTCCGGTACGATTACCGATTTGTCTGGGCGTACCTTATCTGGGCAAACGCCAACCGCCTTTTGGTATTCACTCGCCCATGCCCAGCCTTTTTCATTTGGGCTAAATTGCGCGCTTGGCGCCCATGCGATGTATCCGCATATAAAAGAATTGTCGCAAGTAGCAGATACGCTCATTTGCGCTTATCCCAATGCTGGTCTTCCCAATGCTTTTGGTGAATATGATGAAAGCCCAGAGGCAATGGCAGAGCAAGTCGCCAATTTTGCTAAGGATGGTCTTATCAATATTATTGGTGGTTGCTGTGGTTCAACGCCTGAACATATTGCCGCTATTGCTGAAAAAGTTAAAGAATTTAAGCCAAGACAAATTCCAACAATTGAGCCACGTTTGCGCCTGTCAGGTCTTGAGCCTTTTACTTTAACTGATGATATCCCATTTGTGAATGTGGGGGAGCGCACCAATGTGACCGGCTCGGCCCGGTTTAAAAAGCTTATTACCGCAGGTGATTATAGTGCGGCATTAGAAGTTGCCCGTGCGCAGGTCGAAAATGGCGCGCAAATTATCGACATTAATATGGATGAAGGGCTCATTGATTCCAAAGCCGTTATGCATGAGTTTTTAAATCTGTTAGCAGCTGAACCTGATATTGCCCGCGTGCCGATTATGATCGACTCGTCTAAATGGGAAGTGATTGAAGCAGGTTTAAAATGCGTGCAAGGTAAATCCATCGTCAACTCAATTTCTATGAAAGAGGGCGAGGAAAAATTTATCGAGCAAGCTCGTCTTGCCCGCAGTTATGGTGCCGCCGTTGTCGTTATGGCCTTTGATGAAGTTGGCCAAGCTGATACACGCGAGCGTAAGGTAGAAATTTGTACCCGCGCTTATAATATTTTAACTCAGCAAGTTGGTTTTCCGCCGCAAGATATTATTTTTGACCCCAATATTTTTGCCGTTGCCACCGGTATTGAAGAACATAATAATTATGGCGTTGATTTTATTGAAGCAACCCATGATATTCGTGCCACCTTGCCGCATGTCCATATTTCTGGCGGTGTATCCAATCTTTCTTTCTCATTTCGCGGTAATGAACCGGTGCGTGAAGCCATGCATGCGGTTTTCCTTTATCGCGCCATTGCTGCCGGTATGGATATGGGCATTGTTAATGCTGGCCAATTGGCAGTTTATGACGCGATTGATCCAGATTTGCGTAAAGCATGTGAAGATGTGGTGCTTAATAGTGATGATGGCGCAACCGAACGCTTATTGACTTTAGCTGAAAATTATCGCGGTCAAGGAGGGCAAGTGGCACAAGAAAAAGATATGTCTTGGCGCCAATTGTCGGTTGAAAAGCGGCTTGAACACGCGCTAGTCAACGGTATTTCAGAATTTGTTGAGGCCGACACTGAAGAAGCAAGACTAGAAGCCGCAAAACCATTGGATGTGATTGAAGGCCCGTTAATGGCTGGCATGAATGTGGTTGGCGATCTTTTTGGCGCTGGTAAAATGTTTTTGCCACAAGTGGTTAAATCTGCCCGCGTGATGAAACAAGCCGTTGCGGTTCTATTACCCTATATGGAAGATGATAAATCCGGCAATACCCGCTCAAGCGCTGGTAAAATTGTTATGGCAACGGTTAAAGGTGACGTGCATGACATTGGCAAAAATATTGTTGGCGTTGTGCTTGCTTGTAATAATTATGAAATTATTGACCTAGGGGTCATGGTGCCGGCAGCTAAAATTTTAGAAACCGCCCGTGAAGTTAAGGCCGATGCCATAGGCCTATCAGGGCTTATCACGCCATCACTTGATGAAATGGTCAATGTTGCCAGTGAGATGGAAAAAGAAGGCTTTGATATTCCATTGCTGATTGGCGGCGCAACCACAAGCCGCGTTCATACAGCGGTAAAAATCCATCCGCGTTATCAACGCAGCCAAGCGGTCTATGTGCTTGATGCAAGTCGCGCGGTTGGCGTTGTATCATCACTCTTGTCGCCTGATAGCCGTGAAGCTACAATAAGCGATATACGTGAAGAATATGCAAAGGTTGCGAGCGCCCATGAGCGTGGGGAAGCGGCTAAAAAACGCTTACCGCTTGCAGAAGCACGCGCTAACGCTTTTAAGATTGATTGGCAAAATTATTCGCCACCAAAACCAACATTTCTCGGCACCAAGGTTTTTGAAGATTGGGATCTTGCTGACCTTGCCCATTATATTGATTGGACACCTTTTTTCCAGAGTTGGGAGTTGAAAGGGCGTTTTCCAGCTATTTTACAAGATGAAAAGCAAGGCGAAACGGCACGCCAACTTTATGATGATGCACGCCATATGTTGGATAAAATTATCAAGGAAAAATGGTTCCACCCAAAAGGGGTTATCGGTTTTTGGCCAGCCAATGCAATTGGTGATGATATTGCTTTGTTTACTGATGAAACAAGACGCGAGCAATTAACAACCTTTTATACACTTCGCCAGCAATTAAGCCGGCGTGAAAATGTTGCAAATCTTGCCTTGGCTGATTTTGTTGCACCGCAAACAAGTGGCAAAGCTGATTATCTTGGTGGCTTTGTCGTAACGGCTGGTAATGGCGAACAAAGCTTTGCCGAAAATTTTGAACGTGCCAATGATGATTATTCGTCTATTTTGGTTAAAGCCTTGTCTGACCGTTTTGCTGAAAGCTTTGCCGAGCGTATGCATGAAGAAGTGCGCAAGAATTATTGGGGCTATGCAAAGGATGAAGCTTTTACGCCAGAGCAATTGGTGGGGGAACCCTATAAAGGTATTCGGCCTGCGCCTGGCTATCCTGCCCAGCCAGACCATACTGAAAAACGAACCTTGTTTGATTTGTTAGATGCCACCAAAGCAACAGGGGTGGAGCTTACGGAAAGCTATGCCATGTGGCCAGGATCAAGTGTTTCTGGGCTTTATTTTTCACATCCAGAAAGCTATTATTTTGGCGTTGCCAAAGTTGAGCGTGATCAGGTGGAAGATTATGCTGCGCGCAAAAACATGCCGATTGGTGAGGTTGAGCGTTGGCTTGGGCCAATTTTAAACTATATGCCTAACAAGCTAGATGCGGCTTAA
- the obgE gene encoding GTPase ObgE has translation MKFLDQAKVYIRSGNGGAGAVSFRREKFLEFGGPDGGDGGRGGDVWAECVAGLNTLIDYRFQQHFKAKTGMHGMGRNRTGAKGEDVILKVPVGTQIFEEDDETLICDFTRVGERFRLAKGGNGGFGNLHFTTSTNRAPRRANPGQDAEERTLWLRLKLIADAGLVGLPNAGKSTFLSSVTAAKPKIADYPFTTLHPGLGVARIDGREFVIADIPGLIEGAHEGVGIGDKFLGHVERTRVLLHLVSAREEDVAKTYRTIRDELAAYGNGLDEKPEVVALSQVDILTPEERAEKMSELAKAVGSPVLALSGVTREGLEGALRMLMKNIDESRIEETSEA, from the coding sequence ATGAAATTTCTCGATCAAGCAAAAGTATATATTCGCTCCGGCAATGGTGGCGCTGGTGCGGTCTCTTTCCGCAGGGAGAAGTTTCTTGAATTTGGCGGCCCCGATGGCGGTGATGGCGGACGTGGCGGTGATGTTTGGGCTGAATGTGTTGCAGGTCTTAACACCTTAATTGATTATCGCTTTCAACAGCATTTCAAGGCTAAAACCGGCATGCATGGCATGGGTCGTAACCGCACCGGCGCTAAGGGTGAAGATGTTATTTTAAAAGTACCCGTTGGTACGCAAATTTTTGAAGAAGATGATGAAACCCTAATTTGCGATTTCACTCGTGTTGGCGAGCGTTTTCGCCTAGCAAAAGGTGGTAATGGCGGTTTTGGTAATTTGCATTTTACCACATCTACTAACCGCGCACCAAGGCGTGCCAATCCCGGTCAAGATGCCGAAGAGCGCACCTTATGGTTGCGCTTGAAGTTGATTGCTGATGCGGGTCTTGTTGGCTTGCCTAATGCTGGTAAATCAACCTTTTTGTCAAGCGTGACCGCAGCGAAACCCAAAATTGCTGATTATCCCTTTACCACTTTACATCCCGGCCTTGGCGTTGCCCGTATTGATGGCCGCGAATTTGTGATTGCGGATATCCCAGGTCTTATCGAAGGCGCCCATGAAGGCGTTGGTATTGGTGATAAGTTCTTGGGCCATGTCGAGCGTACGCGGGTGTTATTGCATCTTGTTTCAGCACGCGAAGAAGATGTTGCCAAAACCTATCGCACCATTCGTGATGAATTGGCAGCCTATGGTAATGGTCTTGATGAAAAGCCGGAAGTTGTTGCGCTGTCGCAGGTTGATATTTTAACCCCTGAAGAACGCGCCGAAAAAATGTCGGAGCTTGCAAAGGCTGTAGGATCTCCCGTGCTTGCCCTATCAGGTGTGACCCGTGAAGGTTTGGAAGGTGCATTGCGCATGTTGATGAAAAACATCGACGAGAGCCGCATTGAGGAAACAAGTGAGGCGTAA
- the proB gene encoding glutamate 5-kinase, with product MAAVKQSLASYKRIVVKIGSSLLVDPSSGLKQDWLAAICSDIAALKNSGTEIMVVSSGAIALGRTLLSIPSGALKLEESQAFASVGQIELARAYNEELQKFQLRTGQILLTLDDTEERRRYLNARATMNTLLKLGIVPVINENDTVATSEIRYGDNDRLAARVATMMGADLLILLSDIDGLYTAPPHLDKNAKLLPVIDAITPDIEAMAGVAASELSRGGMKTKLDAGKIATSAGTAMIITSGKRLHPLKALDEGIPYSLFKPSERPVNAWKTWIAGQIEPMGILQVDEGAVRALLAGKSLLPAGVVSVSGQFHRGDTVAIVRPNGGEIARGLIAYDSDEARRIAGHKSTEIADILGYDARSAIIHRNDMVVHK from the coding sequence ATGGCGGCGGTCAAACAATCATTAGCAAGCTATAAGCGTATTGTGGTTAAAATTGGCTCTTCCCTTTTGGTTGACCCAAGTTCTGGCCTTAAACAAGACTGGCTTGCCGCCATTTGTAGTGATATTGCCGCACTCAAAAACTCTGGAACAGAAATTATGGTTGTTTCCTCTGGCGCTATTGCCTTGGGTCGTACCTTGTTATCTATTCCATCGGGTGCGTTAAAACTGGAAGAAAGTCAAGCTTTTGCGTCGGTGGGGCAGATTGAACTTGCCCGCGCCTATAATGAAGAATTGCAAAAATTCCAGTTGCGCACGGGGCAAATTTTATTAACCCTTGACGATACCGAAGAGCGTCGGCGTTATCTCAATGCTCGTGCCACCATGAATACTCTGCTAAAATTGGGCATTGTGCCAGTTATTAATGAGAATGACACGGTTGCCACCAGTGAAATCCGCTATGGCGACAATGATCGCTTAGCCGCGCGCGTTGCAACAATGATGGGCGCAGATTTGCTTATTTTGCTATCTGATATTGATGGGCTTTATACGGCACCGCCGCATTTGGATAAAAATGCTAAATTATTACCAGTGATTGATGCCATTACCCCAGATATTGAGGCCATGGCAGGCGTTGCAGCGTCAGAATTATCACGCGGTGGCATGAAAACTAAGCTTGATGCTGGTAAGATTGCTACTAGCGCCGGCACGGCAATGATTATCACATCGGGCAAGCGGCTTCATCCACTTAAAGCTTTGGATGAGGGTATTCCTTATAGCCTCTTTAAACCATCAGAGCGTCCAGTCAACGCGTGGAAGACGTGGATAGCCGGCCAGATTGAGCCAATGGGTATTTTACAGGTTGATGAAGGCGCAGTACGGGCCTTGCTTGCCGGTAAATCACTTTTACCTGCTGGTGTTGTATCAGTATCGGGTCAATTCCATCGTGGTGATACGGTTGCGATTGTGCGCCCCAATGGCGGCGAAATTGCTCGCGGGCTTATTGCCTATGATAGTGATGAAGCACGCCGCATTGCTGGTCATAAAAGCACGGAGATTGCTGATATTTTGGGTTATGATGCGCGTTCTGCCATAATTCATCGCAATGATATGGTTGTGCATAAATAG